From the Daucus carota subsp. sativus chromosome 8, DH1 v3.0, whole genome shotgun sequence genome, one window contains:
- the LOC108198051 gene encoding uncharacterized protein LOC108198051, whose product MVSQTQINRDMQAQNRMLETSVAQMALQLNQLTKSQGQLPGQTKQPPKGHINAVTLRSGKELQEPELRVNKSTVDAQEDGEGSMSEIVTEKKALEEEKKEPVVPITPYVPPVPFPQRLAKAKLEKKYGKFLDILQKLHINIPFMDAIVEMPSYAKFLKDILSRKRKIEETSTISLTAECSAILQNTFPKKLADPGSYSIPVKLGDV is encoded by the coding sequence ATGGTTTCACAGACACAGATCAATCGGGATATGCAAGCTCAAAACAGAATGCTAGAAACTTCAGTGGCTCAAATGGCTCTACAATTGAATCAACTTACAAAGTCCCAAGGCCAACTTCCTGGCCAAACTAAACAACCACCAAAAGGTCATATCAATGCTGTAACTTTAAGGAGTGGCAAGGAATTGCAAGAGCCAGAGTTAAGAGTGAACAAAAGCACTGTGGATGCTCAAGAAGATGGTGAGGGAAGTATGTCTGAAATTGTCACAGAGAAAAAGGCAttggaagaagaaaagaaagaacctGTTGTTCCTATTACACCATATGTGCCACCAGTTCCTTTCCCACAAAGGTTGGCAAAAGCTAAGCTAGAGAAGAAGTACGGTAAATTTCTTGACATACTACAGAAGTTGCATATTAACATTCCATTCATGGATGCTATAGTTGAAATGCCTTCTTATGCAAAGTTCCTTAAAGATATTTTGTCAAGAAAGAGAAAAATTGAAGAGACTTCTACTATTTCATTGACGGCAGAGTGTAGTGCTATCTTGCAAAATACTTTTCCGAAGAAGCTAGCTGATCCGGGTAGTTACTCTATTCCTGTGAAACTTGGTGATGTTTAG